The uncultured Bacteroides sp. genome includes the window CAATTGCCCATTTGGTGGCATGATACATAGAACTAAACGGAAACGTAACCAACCCGCCTATAGAAGTCGTTGTGATAAAAAGGCCTTTGCGCTCTTCTCTGAAATAAGGGATGAACGCCTTGGTTACCCTAATCACTCCAAGAAGATTCGTATTGATTTGTCGAACTATTTGTTCGTCGGTGGCAGATTCCAACGGTCCCATCAATCCGTAACCTGCGTTGTTGAACACTACATCCACACCGCCTGATGCGATAACTTCTTTAACCGTTTTGTCGATCTGCTCAACATTCGTTACGTCAAGCGGCAACACTGTTACATTTTCCAGTTGTACCAATTCTGTTTCCTTTCCGGGATTGCGCATGGTAGCAATCACTTTCCAGCCTCTTGATTGAAATAACCTGGCAGTTGCTTTTCCGAGCCCTGTCGAAGCTCCTGTAATAAAAATAACCTTCATAATCTATTTGTTTTAATTTTATAATGCAAAGATCGGCTATTGCAATTTGATAAATATTGCCACGTTGAGTTTGGACATATCCAGTTGCTGACAAGTTACTAAAAG containing:
- a CDS encoding SDR family oxidoreductase; the encoded protein is MKVIFITGASTGLGKATARLFQSRGWKVIATMRNPGKETELVQLENVTVLPLDVTNVEQIDKTVKEVIASGGVDVVFNNAGYGLMGPLESATDEQIVRQINTNLLGVIRVTKAFIPYFREERKGLFITTTSIGGLVTFPFSSMYHATKWAIEGWSESLAFELNKMGIGIKTVSPGAISTDFIGRSLDMSSHPAYNEWVEQMFSNTGDHMQSGSSAEQIAEVVYDAATDGKDQLRYVAGDDAKALYAQRLQMGDEAFRKQLGELFLK